A genomic segment from Armatimonadota bacterium encodes:
- a CDS encoding glycosyltransferase, with protein sequence MAARLSVLIATKDRPDDLEDCLRSIAAQDRRPLDVVIVDQGRQGVAEVAARILTPAGIVLRYSFRPDLPGLTHARNYAVALAEGDILLFLDDDVVLEEGYCRAILAVFEADAAGRIGGASGLITNMAGSMSPLQLLRSRLFYRGPFSIERDAVDFHLRPSPGPRPALRLYGGNMAFRREIFTRLRFDEEYTGYSFGEDRDFSVAVARHYELRWVPDARLLHKRTPVSRIDRERFCELRVLSWLHFYERYVPKSALNRLAFLWLNLGFATLLAKVWDWPTARGTARGLVRVMRTWRHQQRAMQSLVGDWRPR encoded by the coding sequence ATGGCCGCCCGGCTGTCTGTCCTGATCGCCACGAAGGATCGCCCCGACGATCTGGAGGATTGCCTACGATCCATCGCCGCCCAGGACCGGCGGCCGCTGGACGTGGTGATCGTCGACCAGGGACGTCAGGGGGTGGCTGAGGTGGCGGCGCGGATCCTGACGCCTGCGGGGATCGTGCTTCGGTATAGTTTCCGTCCGGACCTACCCGGGCTTACGCACGCACGGAACTACGCGGTCGCCCTGGCCGAGGGGGACATTCTGCTGTTCCTGGACGACGATGTCGTGCTGGAGGAGGGGTACTGCCGTGCCATCCTGGCGGTTTTCGAGGCGGATGCGGCGGGCCGGATCGGCGGGGCGAGCGGCCTGATCACGAACATGGCCGGTTCCATGTCCCCGCTGCAGCTGCTTCGCTCCAGGCTCTTCTACCGGGGGCCCTTCAGCATCGAGCGGGATGCCGTCGACTTTCACCTGCGGCCCTCGCCAGGCCCCCGTCCTGCCCTACGTCTCTACGGCGGCAACATGGCCTTTCGCCGGGAGATCTTCACTCGCCTGCGATTCGATGAGGAGTATACGGGCTACAGCTTCGGCGAGGATCGCGATTTCAGCGTGGCGGTGGCCCGCCACTACGAGCTGCGCTGGGTCCCGGATGCCCGTCTTCTCCACAAACGTACGCCGGTCAGTCGGATTGACCGCGAGCGGTTTTGCGAACTTCGGGTGCTCAGCTGGCTGCACTTTTACGAGCGATACGTGCCCAAGTCTGCACTCAACCGCTTGGCCTTCCTTTGGCTCAATCTGGGTTTCGCCACCCTATTGGCGAAGGTGTGGGACTGGCCGACAGCCCGCGGCACGGCACGAGGGCTCGTCAGGGTAATGCGGACCTGGCGTCATCAGCAGAGGGCGATGCAGTCTCTAGTTGGAGACTGGCGGCCGAGGTGA